In one Pseudomonas sp. SG20056 genomic region, the following are encoded:
- the rmuC gene encoding DNA recombination protein RmuC: protein MLQERLNNAQLAQTGLTAQLEDCREEVAEISEIKADQQAELAALRREADLLQQERQIAREAAQAWSNQREQQEAEIRRLDAQRAALSAELKEQQDSHQQRLSDLQGSRDELRAQFAELAGKIFDEREQRFAETSQQQLGQLLDPLKERIQSFEKRVEESYQQEARERFSLGKELERLQQLNQRLGDEATNLTRALKGQKTQGNWGELVLERVLEHAGLEKGREYQTQVSLKSADGERFQPDVLIQLPGDKQVVVDAKVSLTAYQQYIAAEDDASRQLSLKQHVLSLRSHLKGLSLKDYQRLEGLHSLDFVLLFVPIEAAFAAALQADPGLFQEAFDQHIVIVSPTTLLATLRVIDSLWRQERQSQNAREIAERAGALYDKFVAFIQDLDEMGARLQQLDKAYAGARNKLCEGRGNIISRVENLKMLGARASKSLPVELLEQAAGVVVVLDDEAAE from the coding sequence CTGCTACAAGAGCGTCTGAATAATGCGCAGCTGGCTCAGACCGGCCTGACGGCGCAGCTGGAAGATTGCCGCGAGGAAGTCGCCGAGATCAGCGAGATCAAGGCCGATCAGCAGGCCGAACTGGCGGCGCTGCGTCGTGAAGCCGACTTGCTGCAACAGGAGCGGCAGATCGCCCGTGAAGCCGCCCAGGCTTGGAGCAATCAGCGCGAACAGCAGGAGGCTGAAATTCGCCGTCTGGATGCCCAGCGTGCGGCCCTCAGCGCCGAACTTAAAGAACAGCAGGACAGCCATCAGCAGCGCTTGAGCGATCTGCAAGGCTCGCGCGATGAGTTGCGCGCGCAGTTCGCCGAGCTGGCCGGAAAGATCTTCGATGAGCGCGAGCAGCGTTTTGCCGAGACCAGCCAGCAGCAGCTCGGCCAGTTGCTCGACCCGCTCAAAGAACGCATTCAGTCCTTCGAAAAGCGCGTGGAAGAAAGCTATCAGCAGGAAGCCCGCGAGCGCTTTTCTCTGGGCAAGGAGCTGGAGCGCCTGCAACAGCTCAACCAGCGCCTGGGTGATGAGGCGACCAACCTGACCCGCGCCCTCAAAGGGCAGAAAACCCAGGGCAACTGGGGCGAATTGGTGCTAGAGCGCGTGCTGGAACACGCCGGCCTGGAGAAAGGCCGCGAGTATCAGACCCAGGTCAGCCTAAAAAGCGCCGATGGTGAACGCTTCCAGCCCGATGTGCTGATTCAGCTGCCCGGCGACAAGCAAGTGGTGGTGGACGCCAAGGTAAGCCTCACCGCGTACCAGCAATATATTGCTGCCGAGGACGACGCTAGCCGGCAGCTGTCGCTGAAGCAGCATGTGCTGTCGCTACGCAGCCACTTGAAGGGCCTGTCGCTCAAGGATTACCAGCGCTTGGAAGGCCTGCACAGCCTAGATTTCGTGTTGCTGTTCGTACCGATTGAAGCGGCCTTTGCTGCGGCGTTGCAGGCCGATCCGGGTCTGTTTCAGGAGGCTTTTGACCAGCATATCGTCATCGTCAGCCCGACCACCTTGCTCGCCACCCTGCGGGTGATCGACAGCCTGTGGCGGCAGGAGCGGCAGAGCCAGAACGCTCGCGAGATTGCCGAGCGCGCCGGCGCGCTATACGACAAGTTCGTCGCCTTTATTCAGGATCTGGATGAAATGGGCGCACGCCTGCAGCAGCTGGATAAGGCCTATGCCGGCGCGCGCAATAAGCTCTGCGAGGGCCGCGGCAATATCATCAGCCGGGTGGAAAACCTCAAGATGCTCGGCGCCCGTGCCAGCAAGAGTCTGCCCGTCGAATTGCTCGAACAGGCCGCCGGGGTGGTGGTGGTGCTGGATGATGAGGCGGCCGAGTAG
- a CDS encoding metal-dependent hydrolase, whose amino-acid sequence MSEQHRLQQRKVRFDFANTPLHWVPNEPEASHIMNSLHLILPAGEFWFCRVYNKALPLVSDPQLREDVQGFVKQEAQHARAHDSALTPYLLRHGIDPTPFTGPIHWLFERVLCDFPLGNNAISHALQPWWLRQRVGLIAAVEHFTCVLGDWIITTRSLDHADPVMLDLLRWHGAEEVEHRSVAHDLHVHIGGSVLMRWVYMLIATPALIFLFSMGMRTMMRQDPVTRYRPGFLRLWYHLGKRGLLPRMGSIGRSVLRYFNPSYHPRSEGDIRVALDYLANSPAAQRAAVEKAQVTA is encoded by the coding sequence ATGAGCGAACAGCACCGCCTGCAACAACGCAAAGTACGCTTCGACTTTGCCAACACGCCGCTGCACTGGGTGCCGAACGAGCCGGAAGCCTCGCACATCATGAACAGCCTGCATCTGATCCTGCCGGCCGGCGAGTTCTGGTTCTGCCGGGTCTACAACAAGGCCCTGCCTCTGGTCAGCGACCCGCAACTACGCGAAGACGTGCAGGGTTTCGTCAAACAGGAAGCACAGCACGCCCGCGCCCACGACAGCGCACTGACGCCCTACCTGCTGCGCCACGGCATCGATCCGACGCCGTTTACCGGCCCCATCCACTGGCTGTTCGAGCGCGTGCTGTGCGACTTTCCCCTCGGCAACAACGCCATCAGCCACGCTCTGCAGCCCTGGTGGCTGCGTCAGCGAGTCGGGCTGATCGCCGCAGTGGAGCACTTCACCTGCGTGCTGGGTGACTGGATCATCACCACCCGCAGCCTCGACCACGCTGACCCGGTGATGCTCGACCTGCTGCGCTGGCACGGCGCCGAGGAAGTCGAACACCGCAGCGTGGCCCATGACCTGCACGTGCATATCGGCGGCAGTGTGCTGATGCGCTGGGTGTATATGTTAATTGCCACGCCCGCACTGATCTTCCTGTTCAGCATGGGGATGAGAACCATGATGCGCCAGGACCCGGTCACCCGTTACCGCCCTGGCTTTCTGCGCCTGTGGTACCACCTGGGCAAGCGCGGCTTGCTGCCGCGCATGGGCAGCATCGGCCGTTCGGTATTGCGCTATTTCAATCCCAGCTATCACCCACGCAGCGAAGGCGATATCCGCGTAGCGCTGGACTACCTGGCCAACTCACCGGCGGCGCAACGCGCGGCAGTAGAAAAAGCCCAGGTCACGGCCTGA
- a CDS encoding alpha/beta fold hydrolase → MNAPAVLPYIELQTEQLWVQGDGVQLAAYRWGNPSGPTLLLVHGYPDNHEIWLPLVRELAGDYQIIAYDVRGFGASDIPRKRLEYHLEKLANDLEAVIKALSPDHPVHLVAHDWGSIQAWEAVTEPRIQPLLASYTSISGPCLDHVGHWMRDKLKQKTPRALLQVLGQLLSSWYIAMFHTPLLPELTWRLGLDRAWPQLLRKVEGLRNVPASSSQRSDGVHGVKLYRANFIRSLFQPRLRHTQVPVQLIVPTHDRFVRPQLFDQLQHWAPRLQRREADAGHWQLLAEPQQLAKWLRELTTHIHSETGSTAPAGQKPAGR, encoded by the coding sequence ATGAACGCGCCAGCAGTGCTGCCATATATAGAGTTGCAGACCGAACAGCTTTGGGTTCAGGGCGATGGCGTACAGCTGGCGGCCTATCGCTGGGGCAATCCAAGCGGCCCAACTCTGCTGCTGGTGCATGGCTATCCGGACAATCATGAAATTTGGCTACCCCTGGTGCGCGAGCTGGCAGGTGATTACCAGATCATCGCCTACGACGTGCGCGGCTTTGGCGCATCGGATATTCCACGCAAGCGCCTGGAGTATCACCTGGAGAAACTGGCAAATGATCTGGAAGCAGTAATCAAGGCCCTCAGCCCCGACCACCCGGTGCATCTGGTGGCCCATGACTGGGGTTCGATTCAGGCCTGGGAAGCAGTCACCGAGCCGCGTATTCAGCCATTACTGGCCTCCTACACGAGCATCTCCGGGCCTTGCCTGGACCATGTCGGCCACTGGATGCGCGACAAGCTCAAGCAAAAGACGCCGCGCGCGCTGCTGCAGGTGCTCGGCCAGTTGCTCAGCTCCTGGTATATCGCGATGTTCCACACCCCACTACTGCCCGAACTGACCTGGCGCTTAGGTTTAGACCGCGCCTGGCCGCAACTGCTGCGCAAGGTCGAAGGGCTGCGCAATGTGCCAGCCAGCAGCAGCCAGCGCTCGGACGGTGTGCACGGGGTCAAGCTGTACCGCGCCAACTTTATTCGCAGCCTGTTCCAGCCGCGTCTGCGTCATACCCAGGTGCCGGTGCAGTTGATCGTGCCGACCCACGACCGCTTCGTCCGCCCGCAACTGTTCGACCAGTTGCAGCACTGGGCACCCAGACTGCAACGGCGCGAGGCAGATGCCGGGCATTGGCAACTGCTGGCTGAGCCGCAACAACTGGCCAAATGGCTGCGTGAACTCACCACCCATATCCACAGCGAGACCGGCAGTACTGCGCCTGCAGGCCAAAAACCGGCAGGACGATAA
- a CDS encoding MgtC/SapB family protein → MPEALDTLLNFASALAAGLLIGAERGWQGRNTEDTQLVAGIRTFALSSLLGAFAMLLGEHFGVVAWAVIFSGFALLVVASYFGELQRLGDMGLTSEVALLITFLLGSLAMADYAGLAAAGAVAVALLLSLKQSLHGALQRLSEAELSGALKLLFISLVLLPALPNQGYGPWQAFNPYAIWWMVVLIASIGFAAYVAIRLVGMRHGLLITALLGGVVSSTAMTVTLARLAQGRNLQAILACGLLATSALMFPRVLLEVGLVNASLLPQLIWPLGIATLVYAVGALLFFRRAGTESSEQAEPPLKNPFELGPALRFAALLALILLMVEGAQHWLGDAGVYLVALLAGLADVDAITLSLARSAKGALGAQVAVQGIFLAALSNSLVKGFLVILIGGRKLALMTLPVMAAGLLAGAVALLLY, encoded by the coding sequence ATGCCGGAAGCCCTCGACACCCTGCTGAACTTTGCCAGCGCCTTGGCCGCTGGCCTGCTGATTGGTGCCGAACGCGGCTGGCAGGGGCGCAATACCGAGGACACGCAGCTGGTCGCGGGGATTCGCACCTTCGCCCTGAGCAGCTTGCTCGGGGCCTTTGCCATGCTGCTCGGCGAGCACTTCGGCGTAGTCGCCTGGGCGGTGATCTTCAGCGGTTTTGCCTTGCTGGTGGTCGCTTCCTACTTTGGCGAACTGCAACGCCTGGGTGATATGGGCCTGACCAGCGAAGTGGCACTGCTGATCACCTTCCTGCTCGGCAGCCTGGCCATGGCCGATTATGCCGGGCTGGCGGCGGCCGGCGCAGTGGCGGTGGCACTGCTGCTGAGCCTCAAGCAATCGCTGCATGGCGCCCTACAACGGCTCAGCGAGGCGGAACTGTCCGGCGCGCTGAAACTGTTGTTTATTTCCCTGGTGTTGCTACCGGCGCTGCCCAACCAGGGATACGGCCCCTGGCAGGCCTTCAACCCCTACGCCATCTGGTGGATGGTGGTGCTGATCGCCAGTATCGGCTTTGCCGCCTATGTGGCGATTCGTCTAGTCGGCATGCGCCACGGCCTGCTGATCACCGCACTGCTCGGCGGCGTGGTGTCGTCCACGGCGATGACCGTGACCCTGGCGCGCCTGGCTCAAGGGCGCAACCTGCAGGCGATTCTGGCCTGTGGCCTGCTCGCCACCTCAGCGTTGATGTTTCCACGGGTATTGCTGGAGGTCGGCCTGGTCAACGCCAGCTTGCTGCCACAGTTGATCTGGCCGCTGGGCATCGCCACCCTGGTGTATGCCGTTGGCGCGCTGCTGTTCTTCCGCCGCGCTGGCACGGAAAGTAGCGAACAAGCCGAACCGCCCCTGAAAAACCCCTTCGAGCTGGGCCCCGCGCTGCGCTTTGCCGCGTTGCTGGCGCTGATTCTATTGATGGTCGAAGGCGCCCAGCACTGGCTGGGCGATGCCGGCGTCTACCTGGTGGCGCTGCTCGCGGGTCTGGCCGACGTGGATGCCATCACCCTGTCGCTGGCGCGCAGTGCCAAGGGCGCACTGGGTGCACAGGTAGCGGTGCAGGGGATCTTTCTCGCAGCGCTGAGCAACAGCCTGGTCAAAGGCTTTCTCGTGATCTTGATCGGTGGCCGCAAACTGGCGCTGATGACTCTGCCGGTGATGGCCGCTGGCTTGCTGGCCGGTGCGGTGGCATTGCTGCTGTATTAA
- a CDS encoding AzlC family ABC transporter permease yields the protein MSRLQQFLYGVRDSIPMIVGILPFGLIYGALASLAGLSLGQALGMSLLVYAGSAQFIAISLLTLGSGAVVILLTTLVVNLRHVLYSAALQPYVGRLPQRWRVPLAFGLTDETFAVVQRRYLSRGMTEHGQWYHAGVALALYLSWVSSSLVGALFGQSVPNLAGWGLDFAMLATFIGIVVPALRNQPQIAAALVAGAVALLCHAWPYKLGLMAAALSGILIGVWLEQRKTPVTVGEGA from the coding sequence ATGAGCCGTTTGCAGCAGTTTCTCTATGGAGTTCGCGACAGTATCCCGATGATTGTCGGCATTCTGCCGTTCGGTCTGATCTATGGCGCGTTGGCCAGCCTGGCCGGGCTGAGCCTGGGGCAGGCGCTGGGTATGTCCTTGCTGGTGTATGCCGGCTCGGCGCAGTTTATTGCCATCAGCCTGCTGACCCTGGGTAGCGGCGCGGTGGTGATCCTGCTGACCACGCTGGTGGTCAATCTGCGTCATGTGCTCTACAGCGCGGCGCTGCAGCCCTATGTCGGCCGTTTGCCACAGCGTTGGCGGGTGCCGTTGGCGTTCGGCCTGACGGATGAAACCTTTGCCGTGGTGCAGCGCCGTTACCTCTCGCGTGGCATGACTGAGCACGGCCAGTGGTATCACGCCGGTGTGGCGCTGGCGTTGTACCTGTCCTGGGTATCCAGCTCACTGGTGGGGGCGTTGTTTGGTCAAAGTGTGCCGAACCTGGCGGGCTGGGGGTTGGACTTCGCCATGCTGGCGACCTTTATCGGCATTGTGGTGCCGGCGCTGCGCAATCAGCCGCAGATTGCTGCGGCTCTGGTAGCCGGTGCGGTGGCGCTGCTGTGCCACGCCTGGCCCTACAAGCTCGGGCTGATGGCGGCTGCGCTGAGTGGCATCCTGATCGGTGTATGGCTGGAGCAACGCAAAACGCCGGTGACTGTCGGGGAGGGCGCGTGA
- a CDS encoding AzlD domain-containing protein, whose translation MAIWLLIVGMALITFAIRYSLFAFPDLRFPPLVRQGLHYVPTAVLSAIVLPGMLIPDGQHWAFSLDNAYLLAGLATIAIAALTRHLLATIGGGLLVFFIVRWLLGQLPL comes from the coding sequence ATGGCTATCTGGTTGCTGATTGTCGGTATGGCGCTGATCACTTTTGCGATTCGCTACAGCCTGTTTGCCTTTCCCGATCTGCGTTTCCCGCCGCTGGTGCGCCAGGGCCTGCATTACGTGCCGACCGCTGTGCTGAGCGCCATCGTGCTGCCGGGCATGCTGATTCCCGATGGCCAGCACTGGGCGTTCAGCCTGGACAATGCCTATTTGCTGGCGGGGCTGGCGACCATTGCCATCGCCGCGCTGACCCGGCACTTGCTGGCGACCATCGGCGGCGGTCTGCTGGTGTTTTTTATCGTGCGTTGGTTATTGGGGCAGTTGCCCCTGTAA